From one Mytilus trossulus isolate FHL-02 chromosome 10, PNRI_Mtr1.1.1.hap1, whole genome shotgun sequence genomic stretch:
- the LOC134687157 gene encoding DNA helicase B-like isoform X2, whose translation MYNRKERNTDHFCHMICGYFMKDDDLPEHDDDDDFEGEEEEMQFLNYQEMNGIGQGKQLYEGRKMKSCQGILKDLDRPNISNKVAAPFHFIDPWWKISILRTRFLTGDKRTRYPKDGTSLTYQIRQDDKVVRDKLVNMFLTKTLSQAEERQENGQNGGNDSYIYIDEFLQYLEHSGNNRRLKFEHLEELLHEFANFLPEDNKISSENVMRALNTTEWACISKALKYPKLVSHLSQLLPMQFKAIMENPENESLVKDLSKALDLKPWVFGFKKLLNKDYDLVGCEAALMSIQRAGLFDDLDQVNKEALIIYDFLKTDSRQNGHTQISLAKLKMKMENECRVLDEALKFLKRHKITKEVEIDNDMKVCLQQLYNYERKITEGINTLYKKQLEDPWELDVDLDSEEFERVRGDKEQLEAAKMLLKYPIVVISGKGGCGKTTVVTKVMSLQKEKEKDKTEDLEEKNKKEEWEEEMSQIDGRDELDLNDYKYSQKTRGNINDPDFPESEMFCSPADRVPDSEALCTPEDGTGEPQEEDPRDSSEPIIIYTAPTGKAANLLGRRANTNGFTLHQIIWSYKFYVTQKDPDVKWKFRHVKTLVVDECSMVAVSTFSTLLTTLMENSKLRKIVLLGDVRQLPSIEPGNLLADIFKSTYPIKSAIELKTNHRAESNLIIQNATYISEKRYPIFSSEHNFALHEVPKEGNDMHDVVVQRMLKDEPTLQDHTRSQFITFTNKYCEMINEHACKKYNNHTTRNHKNKLDFRIGDKICLKKNGMVVVYEDDGNGKIDVKYLEGDLEPEQAADAMEITLMSQTLDGTSLCETMNATNTTMNPERNEARKKQKKKKTAATIRLCNGEIYFIKDEVNSVSNRGRADRFLKFSDEDRECPRELWVNYKEVMQKCKMKHSWARTIHTFQGSECETLVYVLGFNQYQNWQHVYTAVTRGKKAVHIEGTKYHLQKAIQKDPERRNTTLYHQLHNMLPVEEILDELVSKEESPKEQMFTILKDKENAYAGPGTLFNSSSIKPSTSTPLCQRNGLQIFLKKPHLDSIMDSDDVAPQSPLSDSQWSDYGDDTYIEATQESKKCPDNQNDISSTENDNSFDLMDSLDMTENSEINGDLTAACDLLEASMAQNSQITSVKSKGHNTDLQASFSNYQTKSSKKGSNSSADSLSIDEFDSFSSESPKKKYKVEDLFTTPKKKKPTKPEPEVSPTRKMLTQLQFK comes from the exons ATGTACAACAGAAAGGAGAGAAATACAGACCATTTCTGTCACATGATTTGTGGATATTTTATGAAAGATGATGATTTACCAGAacatgatgatgatgacgattTTGAAGGGGAGGAAGAGGAAATGCAGTTCTTAAACTATCAGGAGATGAATGGCATTGGACAGGGGAAACAACTCTATGAAGGAAGAAAGATGAAAAGTTGTCAGG GAATTTTGAAAGATCTTGACAGACCTAACATAAGCAACAAGGTTGCAGCTCCATTTCACTTCATAGATCCATGGTGGAAAATTTCTATACTACGCACAAGGTTTTTAACTGGAGACAAACGTACAAGATATCCTAAAGATGGTACAAGTTTGACATACCAGATTAGGCAGGATGATAAAGTAGTCAGAGATAAACTAGTCAACATGTTTCTCACCAAAACATTAAGTCAAGCGGAAGAGAGACAAGAAAATGGACAAAATGGTGGCAAtgattcatatatatacattgatgaatttttacaatatttaga ACATAGTGGAAATAACAGAAGATTGAAATTTGAACACCTTGAAGAGTTATTACATGAATTTGCTAACTTTCTGCCAGAAGATAATAAGATTTCATCAGAAAATGTAATGAGAGCATTGAATACAACTG aGTGGGCATGTATATCAAAGGCTTTGAAATATCCCAAGTTAGTCTCTCATTTGTCACAGTTGCTACCCATGCAGTTCAAAGCCATCATGGAGAACCCTGAAAATGAAAGTCTTGTTAAAGATCTCAGCAAGGCTTTAGACCTCAAACCATGGGTGTTTGGATTTAAAAAG TTACTGAACAAAGATTATGATTTGGTAGGCTGTGAGGCAGCTTTGATGTCAATACAAAGAGCTGGCCTGTTTGATGACTTAGACCAAGTAAATAAAGAAGCGCTGATTATCTACGACTTTCTGAAGACTGACTCTAGACAAAATGGCCATACACAGATTTCATTGGCCaagttgaaaatgaaaatggagaATGAGTGTAGAGTGTTAGATGAAGCATTGAAATTCTTAAAACGGCACAAAATAACGAAGGAAGTTGAGATAGACAATGATATGAAAGTGTGTTTACAACAGTTATATAATTATGAACGAAAAATAACAGAAGGAATTAATACTCTTTATAAAAAGCAGTTAGAAGATCCTTGGGAACTTGATGTTGATCTGGACAG TGAAGAATTTGAGAGAGTACGAGGAGACAAAGAGCAACTAGAAGCAGCTAAGATGTTATTAAAGTATCCAATAGTTGTTATATCAGGGAAAGGAGGTTGTGGTAAAACAACTGTTGTCACTAAAGTTATGTCTTTACAAAA agaaaaagaaaaagataagaCAGAAgatttggaagaaaaaaataagaaagaagAATGGGAAGAAGAAATGTCACAAATAGATGGAAGAGATGAATTGGACTTGAATGACTACAAATACTCTCAGAAAACTAGAGGCAACATCAATGATCCTGACTTTCCTGAATCTGAGATGTTCTGTAGCCCTGCAGACAGGGTACCAGATTCTGAGGCACTCTGTACCCCTGAAGATGGCACAGGAGAACCACAGGAAGAAGATCCTAGGGACAGTTCTGAACCTATCATTATATACACTGCTCCAACAGGCAAAGCTGCTAATTTACTGGGTAGACGAGCCAATAcaaatggttttacattacaTCAGATTATATGGAGCTATAAGTTTTACGTAACACAGAAAGATCCAGATGTTAAGTGGAAGTTCAGGCATGTTAAGACACTTGTTGTTGATGAATGCAGTATGGTGGCTGTTTCTACTTTTTCAACGCTTCTTACAACGCTgatggaaaattcaaaactacgGAAAATTGTTCTCCTAGGAGATGTTCGACAGTTGCCATCCATTGAACCTGGAAATCTCCTGGCTGACATCTTTAAGTCAACGTATCCTATCAAGTCTGCTATTGAACTTAAGACAAATCACAGAGCTGAATCAAATCTCATCATACAAAATGCCACATACATATCTGAGAAGAGATACCCAATATTTTCCTCAGAACACAACTTTGCTTTACATGAAGTTCCTAAAGAGGGTAATGATATGCATGATGTAG TTGTACAAAGAATGTTAAAAGATGAACCCACACTTCAAGACCACACCAGGTCTCAGTTTATTACATTTACCAA TAAATATTGTGAGATGATTAATGAACATGCATGTAAAAAGTACAACAATCATACGACAAggaatcacaaaaataaactgGATTTCCGAATCGGTGATAAGATTTGTCTGAAGAAGAATGGTATGGTTGTAGTATACGAGGATGATGGGAATGGTAAAATAGATGTTAAATATTTAGAGGGAGACTTAGAACCTGAACAAGCAGCAGACGCAATGGAGATAACACTCATGTCACAAACACTTGATGG AACAAGTCTATGTGAAACAATGAATGCAACAAATACAACAATGAATCCAGAAAGAAATGAAGCAAGgaagaaacagaaaaagaagaagacaGCTGCTACCATCAGACTTTGTAATGGAGAAATTTACTTCATTAAAGAT GAAGTCAATAGTGTGAGCAACAGAGGAAGAGCagatagatttttaaaattttctgatGAAGATCGTGAATGTCCTAGGGAATTGTGGGTAAATTACAAAGAAGTCATGCAGAAGTGCAAAATGAAACATTCCTGGGCTCGTACTATTCATACATTTCAG GGATCAGAATGTGAGACATTAGTATATGTACTGGGGTTCAATCAGTATCAAAACTGGCAGCATGTGTATACTGCCGTAACAAGGGGAAAGAAAGCAGTCCATATTGAAGGAACAAAATACCATCTACAAAAGGCTATACAGAAAGACCCAGAGAGAAGGAATACAACTTTATACCATCAGCTACATAACATGTTACCA GTTGAGGAAATTTTAGATGAATTGGTTTCAAAGGAAGAAAGCCCTAAAGAACAAATGTTCACCATTTTGAAAGACAAAGAAAATGCCTATGCTGGACCTGGCACATTATTCAATAGCAGTAGTATAAAACCTTCTACATCAACACCTTTATGTCAAAGAAATGGACTCCAAATCTTCCTAAAGAAGCCACATTTAGACAGTATAATGGACTCTGATGATGTGGCACCTCAGTCACCACTTTCTGACAGTCAGTGGTCTGATTATGGAGATGACACTTACATCGAAGCAACCCAAGAAAGCAAAAAATGTCCAGATAATCAAAATGACATAAGTAGTACTGAAAATGACAATAGTTTCGATCTGATGGATTCTTTAGACATGACAGAAAACTCTGAAATAAACGGTGACTTGACTGCTGCCTGTGACTTGTTAGAAGCCTCAATGGCTCAGAACAGTCAAATAACATCAGTCAAATCAAAAGGTCATAATACAGATCTTCAAGCCTCATTTTCAAACTATCAGACAAAGAGTTCAAAAAAGGGGAGTAATTCATCTGCAGATTCTTTAAGTATTGATGAGTTTGACAGTTTTTCTTCAGAATcaccaaaaaagaaatataaagtagAAGATTTGTTTACAACACCCAAGAAAAAAAAGCCAACAAAACCAGAACCAGAAGTATCACCAACAAGAAAGATGCTTACTCAGCTTCAATTCAAATGA
- the LOC134687157 gene encoding DNA helicase B-like isoform X1 produces MSNSMDMYNRKERNTDHFCHMICGYFMKDDDLPEHDDDDDFEGEEEEMQFLNYQEMNGIGQGKQLYEGRKMKSCQGILKDLDRPNISNKVAAPFHFIDPWWKISILRTRFLTGDKRTRYPKDGTSLTYQIRQDDKVVRDKLVNMFLTKTLSQAEERQENGQNGGNDSYIYIDEFLQYLEHSGNNRRLKFEHLEELLHEFANFLPEDNKISSENVMRALNTTEWACISKALKYPKLVSHLSQLLPMQFKAIMENPENESLVKDLSKALDLKPWVFGFKKLLNKDYDLVGCEAALMSIQRAGLFDDLDQVNKEALIIYDFLKTDSRQNGHTQISLAKLKMKMENECRVLDEALKFLKRHKITKEVEIDNDMKVCLQQLYNYERKITEGINTLYKKQLEDPWELDVDLDSEEFERVRGDKEQLEAAKMLLKYPIVVISGKGGCGKTTVVTKVMSLQKEKEKDKTEDLEEKNKKEEWEEEMSQIDGRDELDLNDYKYSQKTRGNINDPDFPESEMFCSPADRVPDSEALCTPEDGTGEPQEEDPRDSSEPIIIYTAPTGKAANLLGRRANTNGFTLHQIIWSYKFYVTQKDPDVKWKFRHVKTLVVDECSMVAVSTFSTLLTTLMENSKLRKIVLLGDVRQLPSIEPGNLLADIFKSTYPIKSAIELKTNHRAESNLIIQNATYISEKRYPIFSSEHNFALHEVPKEGNDMHDVVVQRMLKDEPTLQDHTRSQFITFTNKYCEMINEHACKKYNNHTTRNHKNKLDFRIGDKICLKKNGMVVVYEDDGNGKIDVKYLEGDLEPEQAADAMEITLMSQTLDGTSLCETMNATNTTMNPERNEARKKQKKKKTAATIRLCNGEIYFIKDEVNSVSNRGRADRFLKFSDEDRECPRELWVNYKEVMQKCKMKHSWARTIHTFQGSECETLVYVLGFNQYQNWQHVYTAVTRGKKAVHIEGTKYHLQKAIQKDPERRNTTLYHQLHNMLPVEEILDELVSKEESPKEQMFTILKDKENAYAGPGTLFNSSSIKPSTSTPLCQRNGLQIFLKKPHLDSIMDSDDVAPQSPLSDSQWSDYGDDTYIEATQESKKCPDNQNDISSTENDNSFDLMDSLDMTENSEINGDLTAACDLLEASMAQNSQITSVKSKGHNTDLQASFSNYQTKSSKKGSNSSADSLSIDEFDSFSSESPKKKYKVEDLFTTPKKKKPTKPEPEVSPTRKMLTQLQFK; encoded by the exons ATGAGTAATAGCATGG atATGTACAACAGAAAGGAGAGAAATACAGACCATTTCTGTCACATGATTTGTGGATATTTTATGAAAGATGATGATTTACCAGAacatgatgatgatgacgattTTGAAGGGGAGGAAGAGGAAATGCAGTTCTTAAACTATCAGGAGATGAATGGCATTGGACAGGGGAAACAACTCTATGAAGGAAGAAAGATGAAAAGTTGTCAGG GAATTTTGAAAGATCTTGACAGACCTAACATAAGCAACAAGGTTGCAGCTCCATTTCACTTCATAGATCCATGGTGGAAAATTTCTATACTACGCACAAGGTTTTTAACTGGAGACAAACGTACAAGATATCCTAAAGATGGTACAAGTTTGACATACCAGATTAGGCAGGATGATAAAGTAGTCAGAGATAAACTAGTCAACATGTTTCTCACCAAAACATTAAGTCAAGCGGAAGAGAGACAAGAAAATGGACAAAATGGTGGCAAtgattcatatatatacattgatgaatttttacaatatttaga ACATAGTGGAAATAACAGAAGATTGAAATTTGAACACCTTGAAGAGTTATTACATGAATTTGCTAACTTTCTGCCAGAAGATAATAAGATTTCATCAGAAAATGTAATGAGAGCATTGAATACAACTG aGTGGGCATGTATATCAAAGGCTTTGAAATATCCCAAGTTAGTCTCTCATTTGTCACAGTTGCTACCCATGCAGTTCAAAGCCATCATGGAGAACCCTGAAAATGAAAGTCTTGTTAAAGATCTCAGCAAGGCTTTAGACCTCAAACCATGGGTGTTTGGATTTAAAAAG TTACTGAACAAAGATTATGATTTGGTAGGCTGTGAGGCAGCTTTGATGTCAATACAAAGAGCTGGCCTGTTTGATGACTTAGACCAAGTAAATAAAGAAGCGCTGATTATCTACGACTTTCTGAAGACTGACTCTAGACAAAATGGCCATACACAGATTTCATTGGCCaagttgaaaatgaaaatggagaATGAGTGTAGAGTGTTAGATGAAGCATTGAAATTCTTAAAACGGCACAAAATAACGAAGGAAGTTGAGATAGACAATGATATGAAAGTGTGTTTACAACAGTTATATAATTATGAACGAAAAATAACAGAAGGAATTAATACTCTTTATAAAAAGCAGTTAGAAGATCCTTGGGAACTTGATGTTGATCTGGACAG TGAAGAATTTGAGAGAGTACGAGGAGACAAAGAGCAACTAGAAGCAGCTAAGATGTTATTAAAGTATCCAATAGTTGTTATATCAGGGAAAGGAGGTTGTGGTAAAACAACTGTTGTCACTAAAGTTATGTCTTTACAAAA agaaaaagaaaaagataagaCAGAAgatttggaagaaaaaaataagaaagaagAATGGGAAGAAGAAATGTCACAAATAGATGGAAGAGATGAATTGGACTTGAATGACTACAAATACTCTCAGAAAACTAGAGGCAACATCAATGATCCTGACTTTCCTGAATCTGAGATGTTCTGTAGCCCTGCAGACAGGGTACCAGATTCTGAGGCACTCTGTACCCCTGAAGATGGCACAGGAGAACCACAGGAAGAAGATCCTAGGGACAGTTCTGAACCTATCATTATATACACTGCTCCAACAGGCAAAGCTGCTAATTTACTGGGTAGACGAGCCAATAcaaatggttttacattacaTCAGATTATATGGAGCTATAAGTTTTACGTAACACAGAAAGATCCAGATGTTAAGTGGAAGTTCAGGCATGTTAAGACACTTGTTGTTGATGAATGCAGTATGGTGGCTGTTTCTACTTTTTCAACGCTTCTTACAACGCTgatggaaaattcaaaactacgGAAAATTGTTCTCCTAGGAGATGTTCGACAGTTGCCATCCATTGAACCTGGAAATCTCCTGGCTGACATCTTTAAGTCAACGTATCCTATCAAGTCTGCTATTGAACTTAAGACAAATCACAGAGCTGAATCAAATCTCATCATACAAAATGCCACATACATATCTGAGAAGAGATACCCAATATTTTCCTCAGAACACAACTTTGCTTTACATGAAGTTCCTAAAGAGGGTAATGATATGCATGATGTAG TTGTACAAAGAATGTTAAAAGATGAACCCACACTTCAAGACCACACCAGGTCTCAGTTTATTACATTTACCAA TAAATATTGTGAGATGATTAATGAACATGCATGTAAAAAGTACAACAATCATACGACAAggaatcacaaaaataaactgGATTTCCGAATCGGTGATAAGATTTGTCTGAAGAAGAATGGTATGGTTGTAGTATACGAGGATGATGGGAATGGTAAAATAGATGTTAAATATTTAGAGGGAGACTTAGAACCTGAACAAGCAGCAGACGCAATGGAGATAACACTCATGTCACAAACACTTGATGG AACAAGTCTATGTGAAACAATGAATGCAACAAATACAACAATGAATCCAGAAAGAAATGAAGCAAGgaagaaacagaaaaagaagaagacaGCTGCTACCATCAGACTTTGTAATGGAGAAATTTACTTCATTAAAGAT GAAGTCAATAGTGTGAGCAACAGAGGAAGAGCagatagatttttaaaattttctgatGAAGATCGTGAATGTCCTAGGGAATTGTGGGTAAATTACAAAGAAGTCATGCAGAAGTGCAAAATGAAACATTCCTGGGCTCGTACTATTCATACATTTCAG GGATCAGAATGTGAGACATTAGTATATGTACTGGGGTTCAATCAGTATCAAAACTGGCAGCATGTGTATACTGCCGTAACAAGGGGAAAGAAAGCAGTCCATATTGAAGGAACAAAATACCATCTACAAAAGGCTATACAGAAAGACCCAGAGAGAAGGAATACAACTTTATACCATCAGCTACATAACATGTTACCA GTTGAGGAAATTTTAGATGAATTGGTTTCAAAGGAAGAAAGCCCTAAAGAACAAATGTTCACCATTTTGAAAGACAAAGAAAATGCCTATGCTGGACCTGGCACATTATTCAATAGCAGTAGTATAAAACCTTCTACATCAACACCTTTATGTCAAAGAAATGGACTCCAAATCTTCCTAAAGAAGCCACATTTAGACAGTATAATGGACTCTGATGATGTGGCACCTCAGTCACCACTTTCTGACAGTCAGTGGTCTGATTATGGAGATGACACTTACATCGAAGCAACCCAAGAAAGCAAAAAATGTCCAGATAATCAAAATGACATAAGTAGTACTGAAAATGACAATAGTTTCGATCTGATGGATTCTTTAGACATGACAGAAAACTCTGAAATAAACGGTGACTTGACTGCTGCCTGTGACTTGTTAGAAGCCTCAATGGCTCAGAACAGTCAAATAACATCAGTCAAATCAAAAGGTCATAATACAGATCTTCAAGCCTCATTTTCAAACTATCAGACAAAGAGTTCAAAAAAGGGGAGTAATTCATCTGCAGATTCTTTAAGTATTGATGAGTTTGACAGTTTTTCTTCAGAATcaccaaaaaagaaatataaagtagAAGATTTGTTTACAACACCCAAGAAAAAAAAGCCAACAAAACCAGAACCAGAAGTATCACCAACAAGAAAGATGCTTACTCAGCTTCAATTCAAATGA